In Desulfomonile tiedjei DSM 6799, a genomic segment contains:
- a CDS encoding phage terminase small subunit-related protein yields MKKEARIQAEKMFLKAGGKITNREIAEATKVNALTIGRWKRENDWEAKLKGEEEQPKEMGGVVRKKAARDKAIKLYLDADGNITNKDLAKRVGVSPATISKWKLLDNWIEKIEPEEEGIEEIEQPETDLDMGELASPEQIIRLNRRIDSLLERDYLTASEVAALAEAKSDLLAAVEIYLSIVREVGDIREQE; encoded by the coding sequence ATGAAAAAAGAAGCACGAATACAAGCAGAGAAAATGTTTCTGAAGGCCGGGGGTAAAATTACGAACAGAGAAATCGCGGAAGCGACCAAAGTAAATGCGCTCACCATAGGAAGATGGAAGAGAGAAAACGATTGGGAAGCCAAGTTAAAGGGTGAAGAAGAACAACCGAAAGAAATGGGTGGCGTAGTTCGTAAGAAGGCAGCCCGTGACAAGGCAATTAAGCTTTATCTGGATGCAGATGGAAATATTACGAACAAAGATCTGGCCAAACGAGTAGGTGTGAGCCCTGCAACCATCAGCAAATGGAAACTCCTGGACAATTGGATAGAAAAAATAGAGCCTGAAGAAGAAGGAATAGAAGAAATAGAACAGCCCGAAACGGACCTCGATATGGGAGAATTGGCTTCTCCCGAACAAATAATTCGTCTGAATCGCCGTATAGACAGCCTGCTCGAGAGAGACTACCTCACCGCTTCCGAAGTTGCTGCTCTTGCAGAAGCAAAGAGTGATTTGTTGGCAGCAGTCGAGATTTATCTGTCGATCGTACGAGAGGTGGGCGATATTAGAGAGCAGGAATGA
- a CDS encoding 50S ribosomal protein L11 methyltransferase, which produces MISPDTHLYIYEIRGHSDEIAVHEPPSSFIGIWNEEDFTYLFFTEPEDDYVKRNICGESADCAFSRHDMQYRDWQTGLPAHGMSVEGIEFVPADHASAPEGSILLDPSVVFGDGSHPTTCSCLKFLSRIIQSHAIHSVLDLGTGTGILALAAAKLGVPHVTAVDRNILAVQTARENVVINGFQSSIEVHQGEARIFIDRPYDIVLANLPFHVLRDIVTLRGANLHKFWIVSGIDPDQANVLKELFLEQGYRIGDEAADAPWVTFTTISTLALR; this is translated from the coding sequence ATGATCTCCCCGGATACACATCTGTATATTTATGAAATTCGGGGACACTCGGATGAAATTGCAGTTCACGAGCCGCCGTCTTCTTTTATCGGAATTTGGAATGAAGAAGATTTTACGTATCTCTTCTTCACAGAACCCGAGGACGACTATGTGAAGAGGAATATATGCGGCGAGTCTGCTGATTGTGCGTTCTCCAGACACGACATGCAGTATCGCGATTGGCAGACCGGACTTCCAGCTCATGGGATGAGTGTGGAAGGAATCGAGTTTGTGCCTGCAGATCACGCATCTGCCCCTGAGGGGAGTATTCTCCTGGATCCTTCGGTGGTTTTCGGAGACGGGAGCCATCCTACAACGTGTTCGTGTCTGAAGTTTCTCTCTCGGATAATTCAGTCTCACGCAATTCACTCAGTTCTCGATTTAGGAACGGGCACGGGAATTCTCGCTCTTGCCGCCGCCAAATTGGGTGTTCCTCATGTCACCGCTGTGGACCGCAATATTCTCGCAGTGCAGACGGCGCGTGAAAACGTTGTGATTAACGGGTTTCAATCCAGTATAGAAGTGCACCAGGGAGAAGCCCGCATATTTATCGACAGACCCTATGATATAGTGTTGGCAAACCTGCCGTTTCATGTGTTACGCGATATCGTGACGTTGCGAGGAGCGAATCTGCACAAATTTTGGATTGTATCGGGAATAGATCCGGATCAGGCGAATGTGCTGAAAGAGCTTTTTCTTGAACAGGGATATCGGATCGGCGATGAAGCTGCAGATGCTCCCTGGGTAACGTTCACCACAATCAGCACGCTAGCGCTAAGATAA
- the icd gene encoding isocitrate dehydrogenase (NADP(+)) produces MASVRQESPQGGEWITTTGGQLSVPDNPVIGFIEGDGVGPDIWKASEPVFEAAVRLAYKSTRSLSWWEIPAGEKSYRQHGHYLPDSSFEMIERAGVVIKGPLTTPIGGGFRSLNVTLRQKLDLYACVRPVKYIKGTPAPVIRPEDVDMVIFRENTEDVYAGIEWKSGSEDALKLIRMLKETMGVSLDAKSGVGLKPMSPDASKRLVRRAINHALEKKRKRVTLVHKGNIMKFTEGAFRDWGYELAREEFADKVILEPELADKYDGIIPEGKVLLNDRIADSMFQQVLLRPREYEVLALPNLNGDYLSDALAAQVGGLGMAPGANMSDTCALFEATHGSAPKYAGLDKVNPGSMLLSGAMMFEYMGWNDAADLIVRGISAAIQDKTVTYDLARLMPGATEVSCSGFGAAVIEKMQSFTS; encoded by the coding sequence ATGGCATCGGTTAGGCAAGAATCTCCGCAAGGAGGCGAATGGATTACCACGACTGGCGGTCAACTGTCGGTTCCGGACAATCCGGTGATTGGATTCATTGAGGGTGACGGAGTGGGCCCCGATATTTGGAAAGCATCCGAACCTGTTTTTGAAGCAGCGGTTCGACTGGCATACAAAAGCACAAGGTCTCTATCCTGGTGGGAAATCCCTGCGGGAGAAAAATCCTATCGACAACACGGACATTACTTGCCTGATTCCTCTTTCGAAATGATCGAGCGCGCCGGAGTCGTCATTAAAGGGCCGTTAACCACACCAATCGGTGGCGGCTTCAGAAGCTTGAACGTGACGCTTAGACAGAAACTCGATCTGTACGCGTGCGTACGGCCTGTGAAGTATATCAAGGGCACACCTGCTCCTGTGATCCGACCGGAAGACGTGGACATGGTAATCTTTCGTGAAAACACCGAAGACGTTTACGCGGGGATAGAATGGAAGTCGGGCAGTGAAGACGCGCTGAAGCTCATACGAATGCTGAAAGAAACTATGGGAGTATCTTTGGATGCTAAATCGGGCGTCGGTCTGAAGCCCATGAGCCCGGATGCTTCCAAGAGGCTCGTACGGAGAGCGATAAACCATGCCCTGGAAAAGAAACGAAAACGCGTAACCCTTGTACACAAGGGCAATATCATGAAATTCACGGAAGGAGCCTTTCGGGACTGGGGATATGAACTGGCCCGGGAAGAATTCGCGGACAAAGTGATTTTGGAACCTGAACTTGCCGACAAATACGATGGAATCATTCCGGAAGGAAAAGTGCTGTTGAATGATAGAATCGCCGATTCCATGTTTCAGCAAGTTCTGCTCAGACCCCGGGAATACGAGGTATTGGCATTGCCCAATCTCAATGGAGATTACCTTTCCGATGCTCTCGCAGCCCAGGTGGGAGGCTTGGGGATGGCTCCAGGAGCCAACATGAGTGACACCTGCGCTCTGTTCGAAGCGACTCACGGAAGCGCTCCCAAGTACGCGGGATTGGACAAGGTGAATCCCGGCTCGATGCTCTTATCCGGCGCCATGATGTTTGAATACATGGGGTGGAATGACGCGGCAGACCTCATCGTACGCGGTATATCCGCAGCTATACAGGATAAGACCGTCACGTACGATCTCGCGAGACTCATGCCGGGGGCGACTGAGGTATCATGCTCGGGCTTCGGCGCAGCAGTCATAGAGAAAATGCAATCTTTTACGAGCTGA
- a CDS encoding 4Fe-4S dicluster domain-containing protein encodes MTPSQSPSSTRVSSPAGDLLSVINQCYQCGKCSAGCPMAPEMDILPHQLVRLAVLGNHDRIVDSKSIWLCLSCHTCGARCPNGIDVPALLDPIRHEVIRKKISTREPQVPIFHQIFMKTIRMFGRVHELTLIGMYKMKTKTYFNDMELGWQMFRKGKMHILPHRSGHQSEVKEVFKASSFK; translated from the coding sequence ATGACACCTTCTCAAAGTCCTTCATCGACGCGAGTATCGAGTCCCGCTGGAGATCTGCTGTCGGTAATCAATCAGTGTTATCAGTGCGGGAAATGTTCTGCCGGATGTCCTATGGCTCCGGAAATGGATATTCTTCCCCATCAACTGGTGAGGCTTGCGGTTTTGGGGAATCATGATCGCATTGTGGATTCCAAGAGCATATGGCTGTGCCTGTCCTGCCACACCTGCGGCGCGAGATGTCCCAACGGCATCGACGTACCCGCCCTTCTGGATCCGATCAGGCATGAAGTTATTCGCAAGAAGATCAGCACCCGTGAACCCCAGGTTCCGATATTCCACCAGATATTCATGAAGACTATCCGTATGTTCGGCCGAGTTCACGAGCTTACCCTCATCGGCATGTACAAGATGAAGACCAAAACGTACTTCAATGATATGGAACTTGGGTGGCAGATGTTCCGCAAGGGCAAGATGCATATCCTGCCCCATCGGTCAGGCCATCAGAGCGAAGTAAAAGAAGTGTTCAAGGCTTCTTCCTTTAAATAA
- the scmF gene encoding SynChlorMet cassette radical SAM/SPASM protein ScmF, protein MDKYQSDPDLLQDFPLRSLYFYLTRGCNLKCRHCWIAPHFQGDGKSHPSLDLQLFKSVISQAKPLGLSSVKLTGGEPFIHPAILEIVAHIKEENLTLSVESNGTFITEELAEALVQCSGTTVSVSLDGADWKIHEWMRGVRGCFQDAVNGIRRLVDAGLKPQIILSLVRKNKGQIEPIIRLAESLGAGSVKFNPVQPTARGALMHREEQTLSIEELIELGHWIETDLSKSTQIHLFYTHPAAFKPLSNIYGPQGDGCSTCGIMGILGVLADGSYALCGIGETVPELVFGSAATDSLKKIWLHSPILTQIREGLPSRLEGVCSKCLMKRLCLGDCVAQNYYLSKNLWAPYWYCQEALNKGIFPKSRLK, encoded by the coding sequence ATGGACAAGTATCAATCCGATCCAGACCTGCTGCAAGACTTTCCTCTCCGGAGTCTGTATTTTTATTTGACTCGCGGCTGCAATTTGAAATGCAGGCATTGCTGGATCGCTCCCCACTTTCAAGGTGACGGAAAATCCCATCCTTCACTGGATCTCCAACTGTTCAAGTCCGTCATTTCCCAGGCCAAACCACTGGGGCTGTCCAGCGTGAAATTGACTGGAGGAGAGCCGTTCATTCATCCAGCTATTCTGGAGATTGTCGCTCACATTAAAGAAGAGAATCTCACGCTCAGTGTGGAATCAAACGGCACTTTCATTACCGAAGAATTGGCAGAGGCTCTGGTTCAATGCAGCGGAACCACGGTCTCAGTGAGTCTCGATGGAGCGGACTGGAAAATTCACGAATGGATGAGAGGTGTGAGAGGTTGTTTCCAGGATGCGGTAAATGGAATTAGAAGACTGGTCGACGCAGGACTGAAACCGCAAATCATTTTGTCCCTGGTGAGAAAAAACAAAGGGCAAATAGAACCGATAATCCGATTGGCGGAATCCCTCGGTGCAGGCTCAGTCAAGTTTAATCCGGTGCAGCCGACTGCACGGGGCGCGCTCATGCACCGGGAAGAACAGACTCTTTCCATAGAGGAACTTATCGAATTGGGACACTGGATAGAAACGGATTTATCCAAATCGACTCAAATTCACCTTTTTTACACACATCCCGCAGCCTTCAAACCTCTAAGCAATATCTACGGTCCCCAAGGCGATGGATGCAGTACCTGCGGTATCATGGGCATTCTGGGAGTACTTGCCGACGGTTCCTATGCCCTCTGTGGAATCGGGGAAACTGTACCGGAACTGGTTTTCGGGTCTGCAGCAACAGATTCACTGAAGAAAATCTGGCTGCATTCACCCATTTTGACACAAATCAGAGAAGGACTCCCCTCACGTCTTGAAGGAGTCTGCAGCAAATGCCTCATGAAACGACTTTGCCTGGGAGATTGCGTAGCTCAAAACTATTACCTCAGCAAGAATCTCTGGGCCCCGTACTGGTACTGCCAAGAAGCCCTGAATAAAGGTATCTTCCCAAAATCCAGACTCAAATAA
- a CDS encoding CoB--CoM heterodisulfide reductase iron-sulfur subunit B family protein has product MEFSYYPGCTLTGSAKELDESFRSSAERLGVTLREIPDWTCCGASSAHMVDHYLEAALPARDLMTAERLGNDVVAPCAGCHVRMKAASQRMMEETALRNRFPFKGEIKILAGLDLFHMDAVLSRLKERVTKPLEGLRVVPYYGCLAVRPVEVVEPEDPENPMQMDHILEALGAEVLSWPYKTDCCGGSLALTRTDLVLKLSRKLLDMAKLLEADAMVTMCPMCQANLDTRQADITKETGQVYHVPIVYVTELIGVALQHPNVREWFKRHIVSPEAVFAKKGLI; this is encoded by the coding sequence ATGGAATTCAGCTATTATCCCGGATGCACGCTCACAGGGTCCGCGAAGGAATTGGACGAGTCCTTCCGCAGTTCCGCAGAGCGCCTGGGCGTAACGCTTCGCGAGATCCCGGATTGGACCTGCTGCGGAGCATCTTCTGCTCACATGGTCGATCATTATCTTGAAGCGGCTCTTCCAGCGCGTGACCTCATGACAGCCGAGCGGCTCGGCAATGATGTGGTGGCACCGTGCGCAGGATGCCATGTTCGGATGAAAGCCGCATCCCAGCGCATGATGGAAGAAACAGCGCTGCGGAACCGGTTCCCGTTCAAGGGAGAGATCAAGATTCTCGCAGGGTTGGATCTGTTCCATATGGATGCAGTCCTTTCCCGTTTGAAAGAGAGAGTAACCAAGCCTCTGGAAGGTCTGCGCGTGGTACCCTATTACGGATGCCTGGCAGTACGGCCGGTGGAAGTGGTGGAACCCGAGGACCCCGAGAATCCCATGCAGATGGACCACATTCTAGAAGCCCTGGGAGCGGAAGTGCTTTCCTGGCCGTACAAGACCGACTGCTGCGGAGGTTCTCTGGCGCTGACCCGTACGGATCTCGTGCTGAAGCTTTCCCGTAAGCTTCTGGATATGGCAAAGCTGTTGGAAGCGGATGCAATGGTGACCATGTGTCCCATGTGCCAGGCGAACCTGGATACCAGACAGGCGGATATCACGAAAGAAACCGGTCAGGTGTACCATGTTCCCATCGTGTACGTTACGGAACTCATTGGCGTGGCCTTGCAGCATCCGAACGTCAGGGAATGGTTCAAACGGCATATCGTTTCCCCGGAAGCAGTGTTTGCGAAAAAAGGACTCATTTGA
- a CDS encoding S16 family serine protease, whose product MFPIEFDHRVLDSLPVPDDDDITRIVQILKAVVIRRVIPYLKKKKGTDPIASAGMVEHLSVERLEDADNRIRVVSFVTKKNNKYTIHIHERVFDYFVFVIPTDPESHLGTRSLEERKVFAFAELLLRHQAEHLLYPQNTEQEVIQSDIEFAMDRREDDPTYFRALRSALDDEMNGLIGAPYLTVIDCAEQGIPWESKCIELLDNFVQIVSEIPGSFLYKAFPEFDEELKTKIIGNCYARSKSPSSSLMARSSFLQKTLSLLIPAADSDIPEAENVFGKFKTAWGLYNLLTDIGIPVSGIDGKSTKDIFHLLRATLRQFHEEGDSFIPPVQPSPVERPAPKAVPVALKSLADRIEEARQDSRFPRQVLQVIDKNKLNAVGHSGSKFSELIETLLAVPWGKIERINVSAEDFEKGLNTTHYGLAKPKEIICDFFSNLIWRYNYFKDADVATWRRNGSAFLLVGPPGVGKTSLAISIAENLKIPYHKLSLGGMRDEADLKGHGFTYEGSKPGAILQGLIKMGIMNGMFIMDEADKTEKFAISTLLEILDPEQNHLFHDKYTETTVDVDLSNCHFMLTANTLETVPAPVINRCEVILLDRYSIEEKVCIAREHLIRRIRKQYRIDEEQVFFEEHEIEDLLRFLVKTYTHEAGVRELERIIRALFLRIFRKEILGKGLESVRITRDKIKDCLDQPRGPRKINPEDRIGEMLALGVNVEMGIGSIIPIQATRIEGEADGHSITSMIHATGNIQKVMDESRRVALTAICHEAETLGIDLSQLHFPIHLHFMGGSTSKDGPSAGGAIALALVSLMAGKRIRRDVAMTGEIDTQGRITAVGGLALKLETAFDAGCRCVIIPKENVFGEDGLERLSDALKQELHTLTYEEWKSDHAPFDYTRHVLQVIAVDNITQAMDISCIDDAEITRLEHFFDSHALDVAGAIVGISSTPGQCFNILYVKDPSELDTDLIKEAAEEHCKFVLLARAGSKEAILKLLPITEAPPHICEFDPFQDDLFRTLADIDASVQKDIGAGMRLSMLAPYFFLLKQGVCLEGCTPGPGVNGFRVFVNNYTSQGIKIKESKSLLNKVFKLLSPLSEELIKTCPFLISRDGVHLVDLSYIPEKYRIDTARAEHILNEGLKNWLTKVEAVNSRSKQ is encoded by the coding sequence ATGTTCCCCATTGAGTTCGATCACAGAGTCCTGGACAGTCTGCCCGTGCCTGATGATGACGACATCACAAGGATCGTTCAAATACTCAAGGCTGTAGTCATTCGTCGCGTCATCCCCTACTTAAAGAAGAAGAAGGGGACAGACCCCATTGCCTCTGCCGGAATGGTGGAACACCTTTCTGTCGAACGCCTGGAGGATGCAGATAACAGAATTCGCGTGGTGAGTTTCGTCACCAAGAAGAACAATAAGTATACCATTCACATTCATGAGCGCGTGTTTGATTACTTCGTCTTCGTTATTCCTACGGATCCCGAGTCGCATCTGGGCACGAGGTCGTTGGAGGAACGAAAAGTATTTGCTTTTGCGGAACTTCTCCTTCGTCACCAAGCGGAGCACTTGCTTTACCCTCAAAATACCGAACAGGAAGTCATTCAGAGCGACATCGAGTTCGCGATGGATAGACGGGAGGATGACCCGACGTATTTCCGGGCACTGCGGTCAGCGCTCGACGACGAGATGAACGGGTTAATAGGCGCGCCGTACTTGACGGTGATCGATTGCGCGGAACAAGGCATTCCATGGGAATCCAAGTGCATCGAATTACTCGATAATTTTGTGCAAATCGTGAGTGAAATCCCCGGATCGTTTTTATACAAGGCTTTTCCAGAATTCGACGAAGAACTCAAGACAAAGATTATTGGGAATTGCTATGCAAGAAGCAAGTCTCCATCGTCGTCCCTGATGGCAAGAAGCTCCTTTTTGCAGAAGACTCTCTCATTGCTGATCCCAGCAGCGGATAGCGATATCCCGGAGGCAGAAAATGTCTTTGGCAAATTCAAGACAGCATGGGGATTGTACAATCTCTTGACGGATATCGGCATTCCGGTGTCCGGGATAGACGGGAAGAGCACAAAAGATATCTTTCACTTGCTCAGGGCGACTCTCAGGCAATTCCATGAGGAAGGCGACAGTTTCATTCCTCCCGTTCAGCCGTCTCCGGTGGAACGCCCCGCGCCGAAAGCGGTTCCTGTTGCATTGAAGAGCCTTGCTGACCGCATAGAAGAAGCCAGGCAGGATTCGAGATTTCCTCGACAGGTTCTGCAGGTCATAGACAAGAACAAACTCAATGCGGTGGGGCACAGCGGGTCGAAATTCAGCGAGCTGATTGAAACACTCCTTGCCGTTCCCTGGGGAAAAATCGAAAGAATAAACGTTTCCGCCGAGGATTTTGAAAAGGGTCTCAATACGACCCATTACGGTCTCGCGAAACCAAAAGAAATCATCTGCGATTTCTTTTCAAATCTCATCTGGAGATACAACTATTTCAAAGATGCCGACGTGGCGACATGGAGACGGAATGGGAGCGCTTTTCTCCTGGTCGGTCCTCCCGGGGTGGGAAAAACGTCCCTCGCAATTTCGATCGCAGAGAACCTGAAGATTCCTTATCACAAACTCTCCCTTGGCGGGATGCGTGATGAAGCGGATCTGAAAGGTCACGGTTTCACCTATGAAGGATCGAAACCCGGTGCGATTCTCCAGGGGCTCATTAAGATGGGCATCATGAACGGTATGTTCATCATGGATGAAGCAGACAAAACTGAAAAGTTCGCGATCTCCACACTTCTGGAAATCCTCGATCCGGAGCAGAACCATCTGTTTCATGACAAATATACCGAAACAACCGTCGATGTAGACCTCTCGAACTGTCATTTCATGCTTACCGCAAATACGCTCGAAACCGTGCCGGCGCCGGTAATCAACCGGTGCGAAGTCATACTTCTGGATCGTTACAGTATTGAAGAGAAAGTCTGCATAGCGCGGGAGCACCTCATAAGGAGAATCCGAAAGCAATACAGGATCGACGAAGAGCAAGTATTCTTCGAAGAACACGAAATCGAGGACTTGCTGAGATTTCTTGTGAAAACCTATACCCACGAAGCGGGAGTGCGCGAGCTGGAGCGAATAATACGAGCGCTATTCCTGAGAATATTCCGAAAAGAGATACTCGGAAAAGGACTTGAGAGCGTCCGGATAACCCGTGACAAAATCAAAGACTGCTTGGATCAACCGCGGGGTCCTCGAAAAATCAATCCCGAAGACCGGATCGGAGAAATGCTGGCCCTAGGCGTCAATGTGGAAATGGGCATCGGCTCGATCATACCGATCCAGGCAACGCGAATTGAAGGAGAAGCTGACGGCCACAGTATTACCAGCATGATTCATGCCACCGGCAATATTCAGAAGGTCATGGACGAGAGTCGTAGAGTTGCATTGACCGCTATCTGCCACGAGGCTGAAACACTCGGGATAGATCTGTCCCAACTGCACTTTCCCATTCATCTTCACTTTATGGGCGGTTCGACCTCCAAAGACGGACCTTCTGCAGGGGGAGCAATTGCCCTGGCTCTTGTTTCACTGATGGCCGGAAAACGAATCCGCAGAGATGTGGCAATGACAGGAGAAATCGACACCCAGGGAAGAATTACCGCAGTGGGCGGCCTTGCATTAAAACTTGAAACGGCTTTTGATGCAGGTTGCCGTTGCGTGATCATCCCTAAAGAAAATGTGTTCGGGGAAGACGGACTTGAAAGACTGTCGGATGCGTTGAAGCAGGAACTGCATACCCTCACGTATGAGGAATGGAAAAGCGATCATGCGCCATTCGACTATACACGACACGTGTTGCAGGTTATTGCAGTCGATAATATCACTCAAGCAATGGACATTTCGTGCATCGACGATGCAGAGATTACGCGTCTTGAACACTTTTTCGATTCTCACGCCCTCGATGTTGCAGGGGCAATCGTCGGCATTTCGAGCACTCCCGGGCAGTGCTTCAACATATTGTACGTGAAGGACCCGAGCGAACTGGATACTGATTTGATCAAAGAGGCTGCTGAAGAACACTGCAAATTCGTCCTCCTCGCGCGGGCCGGTTCAAAGGAGGCTATTCTCAAACTGCTGCCGATCACGGAAGCGCCTCCTCACATATGCGAATTCGATCCATTTCAGGACGATCTATTCAGAACACTTGCCGATATCGATGCATCCGTACAGAAAGACATTGGAGCCGGGATGCGATTGTCCATGCTCGCGCCCTATTTCTTCCTGCTCAAACAGGGGGTGTGCCTCGAAGGATGTACTCCAGGACCGGGAGTGAACGGATTTAGGGTATTCGTCAATAATTATACTTCTCAAGGGATCAAGATCAAAGAAAGCAAATCGCTTCTGAATAAGGTGTTCAAATTGCTGTCTCCCCTCAGTGAAGAACTGATCAAGACCTGCCCGTTCCTCATAAGTCGCGACGGCGTCCATCTGGTAGATCTCTCATATATCCCCGAGAAATACCGAATCGATACCGCACGAGCCGAACACATACTCAATGAAGGTCTCAAGAACTGGCTCACCAAAGTCGAAGCCGTTAATTCGAGATCAAAGCAGTAA